One part of the Xylanimonas allomyrinae genome encodes these proteins:
- a CDS encoding DsbA family protein, whose amino-acid sequence MRPTVKRLVALVGLTAVLALSACADAGDAAEGHAVTDPSVGIAFDGDGAAVVPSQDAQVVVEVFSDFLCPFCKQFEESNADALLELAGDDRFDVRWRPVAWLDRHSGAPSSRPGRPRCCCTSRRRARSTSGTSSRRSWPSRPTARA is encoded by the coding sequence GTGCGCCCCACCGTCAAGAGGCTTGTCGCGCTCGTCGGCCTGACCGCCGTGCTCGCGCTGTCCGCCTGTGCCGATGCAGGTGACGCTGCCGAGGGTCACGCCGTGACCGACCCGAGCGTCGGCATCGCGTTCGACGGCGACGGCGCGGCCGTCGTGCCGTCGCAGGACGCGCAGGTCGTCGTGGAGGTGTTCAGCGACTTCCTGTGCCCGTTCTGCAAGCAGTTCGAGGAGTCCAACGCCGATGCCTTGCTCGAGCTTGCGGGCGACGACCGGTTCGACGTCCGCTGGCGCCCGGTCGCGTGGCTCGACCGGCACTCGGGGGCACCGAGTTCTCGACCCGGTCGGCCGCGCTGCTGCTGCACGTCGCGCAGGAGAGCCCGGAGCACTTCTGGGACGTCGTCCAGGCGGTCATGGCCGTCCAGGCCGACGGCCCGGGCATGA
- a CDS encoding TIGR03557 family F420-dependent LLM class oxidoreductase: MGSDLTVGYAAMLEQFHPTEVVDLSAYAEQHGFSGVMAADHYQPWVPQQGQAAFVWNVLTALGERTRGDIGPGVTAPTFRWHPAMVAQASATLAAMYPGRHWLGIGAGEALNEHIIGGYWPEAAERSHRMFEAIEIIKKLFRSGIEGKDVKHRGEFYTLESTRLWTMPEVPPEILVATAGPINAKRTGKLADGIITVGAPLEKIAMLFGKFEEGVRESGRDPQGMPKVLQVHLSWAPTDEEALANALTEWPNGGMKFPKADIRSPHDFAQIAKLVRPEDFEGRMVVSADPDVHRAAIQRYVDLGFDRVYLHNVGRNQREWIEVFGRDVLPKLSR, from the coding sequence ATGGGATCTGACCTCACCGTCGGCTACGCCGCCATGCTCGAGCAGTTCCACCCCACGGAGGTCGTCGACCTGTCGGCGTACGCCGAGCAGCACGGTTTCTCGGGCGTCATGGCGGCCGACCACTACCAGCCGTGGGTGCCGCAGCAAGGGCAGGCTGCGTTCGTCTGGAACGTGCTGACGGCCCTGGGCGAGCGCACGCGCGGTGACATCGGACCCGGCGTCACGGCGCCGACGTTCCGCTGGCACCCGGCGATGGTCGCGCAGGCCAGTGCCACGCTGGCCGCGATGTACCCGGGCCGGCACTGGCTGGGCATCGGTGCGGGTGAGGCGCTCAACGAGCACATCATCGGGGGCTACTGGCCCGAGGCGGCCGAGCGCAGCCACCGCATGTTCGAGGCCATCGAGATCATCAAGAAGCTGTTCCGGTCCGGCATCGAGGGCAAGGACGTCAAGCACCGCGGCGAGTTCTACACGCTGGAGTCGACGCGGCTGTGGACCATGCCCGAGGTGCCGCCCGAGATCCTCGTGGCCACCGCCGGACCCATCAACGCCAAGCGCACCGGAAAGCTCGCCGACGGCATCATCACGGTGGGGGCGCCGCTGGAGAAGATCGCGATGCTGTTCGGCAAGTTCGAGGAGGGCGTCCGCGAGTCGGGCCGCGACCCGCAGGGCATGCCGAAGGTGCTCCAGGTCCACCTGTCGTGGGCGCCCACCGACGAGGAGGCGCTGGCCAACGCGCTGACCGAGTGGCCCAACGGCGGCATGAAGTTCCCCAAGGCCGACATCCGCTCGCCGCACGACTTCGCGCAGATCGCCAAGCTGGTGCGCCCCGAGGACTTCGAGGGCCGCATGGTCGTCAGCGCCGACCCCGACGTGCACCGCGCCGCCATCCAGCGATACGTCGACCTCGGGTTCGACCGCGTGTACCTGCACAACGTGGGCCGCAACCAGCGGGAGTGGATCGAGGTCTTCGGCCGCGACGTGCTCCCCAAGCTGTCCCGGTGA
- a CDS encoding glycogen debranching N-terminal domain-containing protein, protein MDVDPTPATPVQPFLHDLHATVAAPSQVWSGADGQVFPAGAQGVYHADVRVLSEVVVRVDGVLPEPVGGGGTGPGTSESTAVLRMIDGPGADPTAALRRRRTVRPGQVSESLELTCGTAEPVAGRVTVRLASDLTRTETVKQGLATTPLRPDVSQGLRWTDGAAVVEVSAPGAEVVADDGGATLAWDVRVVPGGRVTVGWSAHSRVPGVVEAPARPDPEWTVPQVEADDRRLAPLVARSLSDLAGLRMSAAFAPGETFLAAGAPWFFTLFGRDSIWAARMLLPLGTDLARGTLRTLAARQGTHDDPTTSQQPGKILHEVRSQELRGEGGMTLPPLYYGTVDATSLWVCLLHDAWRWGLAPDDVADLLPALEAALGWMRDHGDADGDGFLDYADTTGHGLSNQGWKDSGDSIQWRDGRLAEGPIALSEVQAYAHEAALGAATLLDAFGRPGADEWRAWAATLKHRFREKFWLHDDVGPYVAIALDRHGAPVDAVASNMGHLVGTGILDTDEERVVAHRLVAPDMSSGYGLRTLSTTSAGYWPLGYHRGSVWTHDTAIAVLGLAKAGFGAEAGELVRGLLEAAPHWDYQMPELYGGNAVGDGPGPLPYPASCHPQAWSAASSVAILTAVLGLEPTPDGGLAAHLADPSPVGAISVDGLCVGARRFLVRATPEAPVRVEPSDH, encoded by the coding sequence ATGGACGTCGATCCCACCCCGGCCACGCCGGTCCAGCCCTTCCTGCACGACCTGCACGCCACCGTCGCGGCACCGAGCCAGGTGTGGTCCGGCGCGGACGGGCAGGTCTTTCCCGCCGGGGCGCAGGGCGTCTACCACGCCGACGTGCGTGTGCTGTCCGAGGTGGTCGTGCGTGTCGACGGCGTGCTGCCCGAGCCCGTGGGCGGTGGCGGCACCGGCCCCGGGACGTCGGAGTCGACCGCGGTGCTGCGCATGATCGACGGCCCGGGCGCCGATCCGACGGCGGCCCTGCGTCGCCGCCGCACGGTGCGCCCAGGCCAGGTGAGCGAGTCGCTCGAGCTGACCTGCGGGACGGCCGAGCCCGTCGCCGGCCGCGTCACGGTGCGCCTCGCCTCCGATCTGACACGCACCGAGACCGTCAAGCAGGGGCTGGCGACCACTCCCCTGCGCCCCGACGTCTCGCAGGGTCTGCGATGGACCGACGGCGCCGCCGTCGTCGAGGTCTCCGCCCCGGGCGCCGAGGTCGTCGCCGACGACGGCGGTGCGACGCTCGCGTGGGACGTGCGCGTCGTACCGGGCGGCCGGGTGACCGTGGGGTGGTCGGCGCACTCGCGCGTGCCCGGCGTCGTCGAGGCACCGGCGCGGCCCGACCCCGAGTGGACGGTGCCCCAGGTCGAGGCCGACGACCGCCGCCTCGCCCCGCTGGTCGCGCGCTCCCTGAGCGACCTGGCCGGGCTGCGGATGAGTGCCGCCTTCGCGCCCGGCGAGACGTTCCTGGCCGCGGGCGCACCGTGGTTCTTCACGCTGTTCGGCCGCGACTCGATCTGGGCCGCGCGCATGCTGCTGCCGCTCGGCACGGACCTGGCCCGCGGCACGCTGCGCACGCTCGCCGCACGTCAGGGCACGCACGACGACCCGACGACGTCGCAGCAGCCCGGAAAGATCCTTCACGAGGTGCGCAGCCAGGAGCTGCGGGGCGAGGGCGGCATGACGCTGCCGCCCCTCTACTACGGCACGGTCGACGCCACGAGCCTGTGGGTGTGCCTGCTGCACGACGCGTGGCGCTGGGGCCTGGCGCCCGACGACGTCGCAGACCTGCTGCCGGCGCTCGAGGCGGCCCTGGGGTGGATGCGCGACCACGGCGACGCCGACGGCGACGGGTTCCTCGACTACGCCGACACGACCGGGCACGGCCTGTCCAACCAGGGCTGGAAGGACTCGGGCGACTCGATCCAGTGGCGCGACGGCCGGCTCGCCGAGGGCCCCATCGCGCTGTCCGAGGTGCAGGCCTACGCGCACGAGGCGGCACTGGGCGCCGCCACGCTGCTCGACGCGTTCGGCCGCCCCGGCGCCGACGAGTGGCGCGCCTGGGCCGCCACGCTCAAGCACCGCTTCCGCGAGAAGTTCTGGCTGCACGACGACGTCGGCCCCTACGTCGCGATCGCGCTCGACCGGCACGGCGCGCCCGTCGACGCCGTCGCCTCGAACATGGGCCACCTGGTCGGCACGGGCATCCTCGACACCGACGAGGAGCGCGTCGTCGCCCACCGGCTCGTGGCGCCCGACATGTCCTCCGGCTACGGCCTGCGCACCCTGTCGACGACGTCCGCCGGGTACTGGCCCCTGGGCTACCACCGCGGGTCGGTGTGGACGCACGACACCGCGATCGCGGTGCTGGGGCTCGCCAAGGCGGGCTTCGGCGCCGAAGCGGGCGAGCTCGTGCGCGGCCTGCTCGAGGCGGCGCCCCACTGGGACTACCAGATGCCCGAGCTGTACGGAGGCAATGCCGTGGGCGACGGACCCGGCCCGCTTCCGTACCCGGCCTCGTGCCATCCGCAGGCGTGGTCGGCCGCGTCGTCGGTGGCGATCCTGACGGCCGTGCTCGGCCTCGAGCCGACACCCGACGGCGGGCTCGCCGCGCACCTGGCCGACCCGTCACCCGTCGGCGCCATCAGCGTCGACGGGCTGTGCGTGGGCGCGCGCAGGTTCCTCGTGCGCGCCACGCCAGAGGCCCCTGTGCGCGTCGAACCGAGCGACCACTGA
- a CDS encoding SIMPL domain-containing protein, translating into MPRIAVHGSATRSLAPERGTIYLSVNVAGDARADVLAAAQRAHAAVAAAARRHVDAGDATGWQSPDVRVWAFSDWVLVPAGRGVAPGQQEQVTRYRAGADVQVTFTRLDALGELVAQAGALDGVDVLRVEWTLTDTTRDDLLRMVRAEASRDALGRAEDYAAALDLSPVRLVALYEEGLHPGLGLQPDGPSPRHLARASALETGGFDLRPHDIEVTARVTAELESGH; encoded by the coding sequence ATGCCTCGAATCGCCGTCCACGGTTCCGCCACTCGTTCCCTCGCCCCCGAGCGCGGCACCATCTACCTGTCCGTGAACGTCGCCGGCGATGCGCGAGCCGACGTCCTCGCGGCCGCCCAGCGGGCGCATGCCGCCGTCGCCGCGGCCGCGCGACGCCACGTCGACGCCGGCGACGCCACCGGCTGGCAGTCGCCCGACGTGCGCGTCTGGGCGTTCTCCGACTGGGTGCTCGTGCCCGCGGGGCGCGGGGTCGCACCCGGACAGCAGGAGCAGGTCACGCGCTACCGCGCGGGGGCCGACGTGCAGGTGACCTTCACACGGCTCGACGCGCTGGGCGAGCTCGTCGCACAGGCCGGTGCGCTCGACGGCGTCGACGTGCTGCGCGTCGAGTGGACGCTGACCGACACCACGCGCGACGACCTGCTGCGCATGGTCCGCGCGGAGGCGTCGCGCGACGCGCTCGGGCGCGCCGAGGACTACGCCGCCGCGCTCGACCTGAGCCCGGTGCGTCTCGTCGCGCTCTACGAGGAGGGCCTGCACCCGGGCCTCGGGCTCCAGCCGGACGGCCCCTCCCCTCGGCACCTGGCCCGGGCCTCGGCGCTGGAGACCGGCGGGTTCGACCTGCGCCCGCACGACATCGAGGTGACGGCACGGGTCACCGCGGAGCTGGAGTCCGGGCACTGA
- a CDS encoding DsbA family protein, producing the protein MHVAQESPEHFWDVVQAVMAVQADGPGMTVEDLAGVAASVGVETDTAAAITDEALRSQVVAFSNAASELAVRHVPWVVVDGEMWDLSADDAGTLLDRAHAALG; encoded by the coding sequence CTGCACGTCGCGCAGGAGAGCCCGGAGCACTTCTGGGACGTCGTCCAGGCGGTCATGGCCGTCCAGGCCGACGGCCCGGGCATGACCGTCGAGGACCTGGCCGGCGTCGCCGCGTCGGTGGGCGTGGAGACGGATACCGCCGCTGCGATCACCGACGAGGCGCTGCGCAGCCAGGTGGTCGCCTTCTCCAACGCGGCGTCCGAGCTCGCGGTGCGGCACGTGCCGTGGGTGGTCGTCGACGGCGAGATGTGGGACCTGTCGGCCGACGACGCCGGGACGCTCCTCGACCGCGCGCACGCCGCCCTCGGCTGA
- the cofE gene encoding coenzyme F420-0:L-glutamate ligase — protein sequence MSAVPNAPAARRLTVWAPAGLGEVRPGDDLAALVGDLLDGEGLAEGDVVVVTSKVVSKAEGRVVMAVDREQAITDETVRVVATRRREGLAPLRIVENRLGLVMAAAGVDASNTPEGTVLLLPADPDASARALRDALRARFGIERLGVVVTDTAGRAWRDALVDVAVGAAGVAVVDDLRGGVDAHGRPLSVTVTAVVDEIASASELVRGKAAGRPVAVVRGVGRLVPAGWTPDDGGARLLVRPSADDLFREGSAEAYARGYDDAAAGRERKG from the coding sequence GTGAGCGCAGTGCCGAACGCGCCGGCGGCCCGGCGGCTGACCGTCTGGGCTCCGGCGGGGCTCGGGGAGGTGCGCCCCGGTGACGACCTCGCCGCTCTCGTCGGCGACCTGCTCGACGGCGAGGGGCTCGCCGAGGGCGACGTCGTCGTCGTGACCTCCAAGGTGGTCTCGAAGGCCGAGGGGCGCGTGGTCATGGCCGTCGACCGCGAGCAGGCCATCACCGACGAGACGGTGCGCGTGGTCGCCACGCGACGGCGCGAGGGACTGGCGCCCCTGCGGATCGTCGAGAACCGGCTGGGCCTGGTCATGGCCGCGGCGGGCGTCGACGCGTCCAACACGCCCGAGGGCACGGTGCTGCTGCTCCCGGCCGACCCGGACGCGTCCGCCCGCGCGCTGCGCGACGCCCTGCGCGCACGGTTCGGGATCGAGCGGCTCGGCGTCGTCGTGACGGACACCGCCGGGCGTGCCTGGCGTGACGCGCTGGTCGACGTCGCCGTCGGGGCCGCGGGGGTCGCCGTCGTCGACGACCTGCGCGGCGGCGTCGACGCGCACGGGCGGCCGCTCAGCGTCACGGTCACGGCCGTCGTCGACGAGATCGCCTCCGCGTCCGAGCTGGTCCGTGGCAAGGCCGCGGGCCGCCCCGTCGCCGTCGTGCGCGGGGTGGGGCGGCTGGTCCCCGCGGGCTGGACGCCCGACGACGGTGGCGCACGCCTGCTGGTGCGCCCCAGCGCCGACGACCTGTTCCGTGAGGGCAGCGCGGAGGCGTACGCGCGGGGGTACGACGACGCGGCGGCCGGGCGCGAACGGAAGGGCTGA
- a CDS encoding SDR family oxidoreductase has protein sequence MTGASSGIGAATARRLAADGWSVVAAARRADRLASLGDGIEAYPLDVTSDDAVAALAAHLTATGGLDAVVNNAGGAFGLDRVEDADLAQWQRMYDVNVLGALRVTKAVLPLLRASAAVTGGSDVVVLTSTAAYATYEGGSGYTAAKHAERMFATTLRWELAGEPLRVVQIAPGAVATEEFSLVRFDGDAARAAAVYEGYQPLVADDVADAIAWTLSRPAYVSIDELVIRPRAQASNWKTVRNGV, from the coding sequence GTGACGGGGGCCTCGTCCGGGATCGGGGCCGCGACCGCGCGCCGGCTCGCCGCGGACGGCTGGTCCGTCGTCGCGGCCGCGCGCCGCGCCGACCGCCTGGCGTCGTTGGGCGACGGCATCGAGGCGTACCCGCTGGACGTCACGTCCGACGACGCCGTCGCGGCTCTCGCCGCGCACCTGACGGCGACGGGCGGGCTGGACGCCGTCGTCAACAACGCGGGCGGCGCGTTCGGGCTCGACCGCGTCGAGGACGCCGACCTGGCCCAGTGGCAGCGCATGTACGACGTCAACGTGCTGGGCGCGCTGCGCGTGACCAAGGCCGTCCTGCCGCTGCTGCGCGCGTCGGCCGCCGTGACGGGCGGTTCCGACGTCGTCGTGCTGACGTCGACGGCGGCGTACGCGACCTACGAGGGCGGGTCCGGGTACACGGCCGCGAAGCACGCCGAGCGCATGTTCGCCACGACGCTGCGCTGGGAGCTCGCGGGCGAGCCGTTGCGCGTGGTCCAGATCGCGCCGGGCGCGGTCGCCACCGAGGAGTTCTCGCTCGTGCGGTTCGACGGCGACGCCGCCCGCGCGGCGGCGGTGTACGAGGGCTACCAGCCGCTGGTCGCCGACGACGTCGCGGACGCGATCGCGTGGACCCTGTCGCGGCCCGCGTACGTGAGCATCGACGAGCTCGTGATCCGGCCGCGCGCGCAGGCCAGCAACTGGAAGACGGTGCGCAACGGCGTGTGA
- a CDS encoding extracellular solute-binding protein: MGSTFRVPARARKGRPIGAAVAGVAVLALAACGGGSGFDEPGQNGTGGGGALRVLIGSSGDAETQTVTQQLADWSAQSGTQANLSLATDLPQQLAQGFAAGSPPDVFYVSTEAFPGWAANGSLEPYADQLDADFYPTLKASFTFDGQFFCAPKDFSTLALIINDTAWQAAGLTAADYPKTWDDLKAVAQKLTTGTQVGLSFGPEWARVGAFMAQAGGHLLDADGSADVDTPQNLQALQFVNDLLSSGVAAKPSQIDSGWGGEAFGTQRAAMTIEGNWIVGAMQNDYPDVQYTVVPLPEGPGGPGTLQFTNCWGIAADSRNKEAAIDLVKFLVSDEQQMAAAKGFGVMPSVESVADEWAKEFPEQQAFVDGAQHAQGVPPVQGWTEVVGDFNAQLEGLPNADPQSILTSVQGSLEAIAP, translated from the coding sequence ATGGGTAGCACGTTCAGGGTGCCCGCACGGGCACGGAAGGGCCGCCCGATCGGGGCGGCCGTGGCAGGGGTCGCCGTGCTGGCGCTCGCCGCGTGCGGCGGGGGATCCGGGTTCGACGAACCCGGTCAGAACGGCACCGGGGGAGGCGGAGCGCTCCGCGTCCTCATCGGTTCCTCCGGAGACGCCGAGACGCAGACGGTGACCCAGCAGCTTGCCGACTGGTCCGCCCAGTCCGGGACGCAGGCCAACCTCAGCCTCGCGACCGACCTGCCCCAGCAGCTCGCACAGGGCTTCGCGGCCGGCTCGCCGCCCGACGTCTTCTACGTCTCCACGGAGGCGTTCCCCGGCTGGGCCGCCAACGGGTCGCTCGAGCCGTACGCCGACCAGCTCGACGCCGACTTCTACCCGACGCTCAAGGCGTCCTTCACGTTCGACGGCCAGTTCTTCTGCGCCCCCAAGGACTTCTCGACGCTCGCGCTCATCATCAACGACACCGCATGGCAGGCGGCCGGCCTCACCGCGGCCGACTACCCGAAGACGTGGGACGACCTGAAGGCCGTCGCGCAGAAGCTCACCACGGGCACGCAGGTGGGCTTGTCGTTCGGTCCCGAGTGGGCGCGCGTGGGTGCGTTCATGGCCCAGGCCGGAGGGCATCTGCTGGACGCAGACGGCTCGGCCGACGTCGACACTCCGCAGAACCTCCAGGCGCTCCAGTTCGTCAACGACCTGCTGAGCTCGGGGGTCGCGGCCAAGCCGTCGCAGATCGACTCCGGCTGGGGTGGTGAGGCGTTCGGCACGCAGCGTGCCGCGATGACGATCGAGGGCAACTGGATCGTCGGCGCGATGCAGAACGACTATCCGGACGTGCAGTACACGGTGGTCCCGCTGCCCGAGGGCCCCGGCGGTCCGGGCACGCTCCAGTTCACCAACTGCTGGGGCATCGCCGCCGACTCGCGCAACAAGGAGGCCGCGATCGACCTCGTGAAGTTCCTCGTCTCCGACGAGCAGCAGATGGCCGCGGCCAAGGGCTTCGGCGTCATGCCGTCCGTCGAGTCGGTCGCCGACGAGTGGGCGAAGGAGTTCCCCGAGCAGCAGGCGTTCGTCGACGGCGCCCAGCACGCCCAGGGTGTCCCGCCGGTGCAGGGCTGGACCGAGGTGGTGGGCGACTTCAACGCCCAGCTCGAGGGTCTGCCGAACGCCGACCCGCAGTCGATCCTCACGTCGGTGCAGGGGTCGCTCGAGGCGATCGCGCCGTGA
- a CDS encoding carbohydrate ABC transporter permease, translating into MTATTTGPTAAPRRRRTRPFAGRQGGQAVAGWLFVLPVLVILGLFMVAPIAMAVWVSVSDWAGRGSPFASTTHFVGGANYANLLTGGGLAQRDFATSLRNNVYYVILVVPIQTVIALLLAVLVNRRVLRAKGLFRTAFYFPSVTSSVAITVVFLFLFTASGAVNRVLSALSLDGPNWINDPRGILHLLLGAFGVSSPPDALRAAPFLGLSWWEWLSGPSVAMCVFIIMAIFTTSGTFMLLFIAALQNIEGEVDEAAMVDGANAWQRLRLITVPMLRPTIFTVVTLGLIGTWQVFDQIFTGTQGGPGKTTLTPAFLSYQTSFVNQRWGNGAAIAFILFAIIVVMTIIQRLVLTERDTVPRRKRFVRPGQQPTTAETAK; encoded by the coding sequence GTGACAGCCACGACCACGGGTCCGACGGCGGCGCCGCGCCGCCGCCGGACCCGGCCCTTCGCCGGGCGGCAGGGCGGTCAGGCCGTCGCCGGGTGGTTGTTCGTACTGCCCGTGCTGGTCATCCTCGGGCTGTTCATGGTCGCGCCGATCGCGATGGCCGTGTGGGTCAGCGTCTCGGACTGGGCCGGCCGCGGCAGCCCGTTCGCGTCGACCACGCACTTCGTCGGCGGCGCCAACTACGCGAACCTGCTCACGGGCGGCGGGCTCGCGCAGCGCGACTTCGCGACGTCGCTGCGCAACAACGTCTACTACGTCATCCTCGTGGTCCCGATCCAGACGGTCATCGCCCTGCTGCTCGCGGTGCTGGTCAACCGCCGGGTGCTGCGCGCCAAGGGGCTGTTCCGCACCGCGTTCTACTTCCCGTCGGTCACCAGCTCGGTCGCCATCACGGTCGTGTTCCTCTTCCTGTTCACGGCGTCGGGTGCCGTCAACCGGGTGCTGTCGGCGCTGAGCCTCGACGGACCCAACTGGATCAACGACCCGCGCGGCATCCTGCACCTGCTGCTGGGCGCGTTCGGGGTCTCCTCGCCGCCGGACGCGCTGCGTGCCGCACCGTTCCTGGGCCTGTCGTGGTGGGAGTGGCTCTCGGGCCCGTCGGTCGCCATGTGCGTGTTCATCATCATGGCGATCTTCACGACGTCGGGAACGTTCATGCTGCTGTTCATCGCGGCCTTGCAGAACATCGAGGGCGAGGTCGACGAGGCCGCGATGGTCGACGGTGCAAACGCCTGGCAGCGGCTGCGGCTCATCACGGTGCCGATGCTGCGGCCCACGATCTTCACCGTGGTCACGCTGGGCCTCATCGGCACGTGGCAGGTGTTCGACCAGATCTTCACGGGCACGCAGGGCGGGCCGGGCAAGACGACGCTGACGCCCGCGTTCCTGTCCTATCAGACGTCGTTCGTCAACCAGCGGTGGGGGAACGGCGCCGCGATCGCGTTCATCCTGTTCGCGATCATCGTGGTGATGACGATCATCCAGCGGCTGGTGCTCACCGAACGTGACACCGTCCCGCGGCGCAAGCGGTTCGTACGCCCCGGCCAGCAGCCGACGACGGCGGAGACGGCGAAGTGA
- a CDS encoding carbohydrate ABC transporter permease produces the protein MRHRPWAVGTVVLHVALAALALLYIYPFLISIATSFKTDAEAVANPLSLIPQTWSTAAYERLFVHSDFPLWFRNSVIVTLCVTAGRVLFNSLAGYALARLPFRGRGVVFAGIIAVMAVPGVVLLIPRFLVINTFGIYNTWAGIIVPLLVDAAGVFIMKNFFESIPPAVEEAARIDGAGTWRIFWSVVLPMARPALVTIVILSFQGSWNELTHFIVASQRADLVTLTKGVAQLSSGALSQGSQFPLNLGAAVIMTIPVAVLFFVFQKRIMNASAGAVKG, from the coding sequence GTGAGGCACCGTCCCTGGGCGGTGGGGACCGTCGTGCTGCACGTCGCCCTGGCGGCGCTCGCGCTGCTGTACATCTACCCGTTCCTCATCTCGATCGCGACGTCGTTCAAGACCGACGCCGAGGCCGTCGCCAACCCGCTCTCGCTCATTCCGCAGACGTGGTCGACGGCCGCGTACGAGAGGCTGTTCGTCCATTCCGACTTCCCGCTGTGGTTCCGCAACTCCGTCATCGTGACGCTGTGCGTCACCGCGGGCCGGGTGCTGTTCAACTCGCTGGCCGGCTACGCGCTCGCGCGCCTGCCGTTCCGCGGCCGGGGCGTCGTGTTCGCCGGGATCATCGCGGTCATGGCGGTGCCGGGCGTGGTGCTGCTCATCCCGCGGTTCCTGGTGATCAACACGTTCGGCATCTACAACACCTGGGCCGGCATCATCGTGCCGCTCCTTGTCGACGCCGCGGGGGTGTTCATCATGAAGAACTTCTTCGAGTCGATCCCGCCCGCCGTCGAGGAGGCCGCCCGCATCGACGGTGCCGGGACGTGGCGCATCTTCTGGTCGGTGGTGCTGCCGATGGCGCGGCCGGCGCTCGTGACCATCGTGATCCTCAGCTTCCAGGGGTCGTGGAACGAGCTGACGCACTTCATCGTGGCGTCGCAGCGTGCCGATCTGGTGACGCTCACCAAGGGAGTCGCCCAGCTTTCCTCCGGGGCGCTGAGTCAGGGGTCGCAGTTCCCGCTCAACCTGGGGGCGGCCGTCATCATGACGATCCCCGTGGCGGTCCTGTTCTTCGTCTTCCAGAAGCGAATCATGAACGCCAGCGCCGGTGCGGTGAAAGGATGA